Proteins found in one Promicromonospora sukumoe genomic segment:
- the ileS gene encoding isoleucine--tRNA ligase yields the protein MAYPLHRPSDAEGAVPASPSLPDLERDVLAYWEKDDTFRASVDARPAGENGSNEFVFYDGPPFANGLPHYGHLLTGYAKDVVPRYRTMKGQRVERRFGWDTHGLPAELEAMSQLGIKTKDEIVELGIDKFNEACRSSVLKYTDEWRTYVTRQARWVDFEGDYKTLDPTFMESVVWAFKSLFDKGLIYEGFRVLPYCWNDQTPLSNHELRMDDDVYQQRQDPAVTVGFRVTEVPDGADTLRADDHLLIWTTTPWTLPSNLLVMVGPDVDYAIVESSFTGTPQRYVLAEARVAAYARELTDEGNDEPTVVGHLKGRDLLGAAYEPPFAYYEGHPGAHRVVEADFVTTTDGTGLVHNAGAFGEEDKQVSDREGVDPVIPVGADGAFTFPVEEYAGLQVFAANAPIIDHLKARTRGAGDDEAGRTTPGTVLLRREQYAHSYPHCWRCRNPLIYMGVSSWFVEVTKFKDRMGELNQEITWVPEHIKDGQFGKWLENARDWSITRNRFWGSPVPVWKSDNPAYPRIDVYGSFAELERDFGRLPLDQDGKPNLHRPFVDDLTRPNPDDPTGQSTMRRVEDVLDVWFDSGSMPYGQVHYPFENSDWFEHHFPGDFIVEYIGQTRGWFYMMHVLSTALFDRPAFKTAVSHGIVLGSDGRKMSKSLKNYPDVNEVFDRDGSDAMRWFLMASPILRGGNLVVTEEGIRDAVRQVLLPLWSTYYFFTLYANAGNDGAGYAAQPLTPERVAGLPVMDRYLLARTRGLLADVTEQLDTYDIAGACDSVRQYLDALTNWYVRTQRDRFWAEDADAFDTLSTALEVLCRVMAPLAPLLTEEVWRGLTGERSVHLTDWPSLAPGSREGEVLVADDALVAAVESARAVVSQTLALRKANKLRVRQPLRSLVVAVADPDGVAPFTGLLETELNVKEVRLVAFSPEVAASFGVTERLAVNARAAGPRLGRGVQAVIKAAKSGAWSKSPAGAVVVATADGDVELLEAEYELTTVVAGGDTPADAEPTTAASVLTGGGFVVLDLELDDALRAEGYARDVVRDVQDARKAAGLQVADRIALDLTVPAEWVAAVEGYRELVTRETLATSFTVTAGGAGAERSVAVAKA from the coding sequence ATGGCCTATCCGCTGCACCGTCCCAGCGACGCCGAGGGCGCCGTCCCCGCGTCACCCAGCCTGCCCGACCTCGAGCGCGACGTCCTCGCCTACTGGGAGAAGGACGACACGTTCCGCGCGTCGGTCGACGCCCGTCCGGCCGGCGAGAACGGCAGCAACGAGTTCGTCTTCTACGACGGCCCGCCCTTCGCCAACGGCCTGCCGCACTACGGCCACCTGCTGACCGGGTACGCCAAGGACGTCGTGCCGCGCTACCGGACCATGAAGGGGCAGCGCGTCGAGCGCCGCTTCGGCTGGGACACGCACGGCCTGCCGGCGGAGCTGGAGGCCATGAGCCAGCTCGGCATCAAGACCAAGGACGAGATCGTCGAGCTGGGCATCGACAAGTTCAACGAGGCCTGCCGCTCCAGCGTGCTCAAGTACACCGACGAGTGGCGCACGTACGTGACGCGCCAGGCCCGCTGGGTGGACTTCGAGGGCGACTACAAGACCCTCGACCCGACGTTCATGGAGAGCGTCGTCTGGGCCTTCAAGTCGCTGTTCGACAAGGGCCTCATCTACGAGGGCTTCCGCGTGCTGCCCTACTGCTGGAACGACCAGACGCCGCTGAGCAACCACGAGCTGCGCATGGACGACGACGTCTACCAGCAGCGGCAGGACCCGGCCGTCACGGTCGGCTTCCGCGTGACCGAGGTGCCCGACGGCGCGGACACGCTGCGCGCCGACGACCACCTGCTCATCTGGACCACGACGCCCTGGACCCTGCCGTCCAACCTGCTGGTCATGGTGGGTCCGGACGTCGACTACGCGATCGTCGAGTCGTCCTTCACCGGCACCCCGCAGCGGTACGTGCTGGCCGAGGCCCGCGTCGCGGCGTACGCCCGCGAGCTCACGGACGAGGGCAACGACGAGCCCACCGTCGTCGGGCACCTGAAGGGGCGCGACCTGCTGGGCGCGGCCTACGAGCCGCCGTTCGCCTACTACGAGGGCCACCCGGGCGCGCACCGCGTGGTCGAGGCCGACTTCGTCACCACGACGGACGGCACCGGCCTGGTGCACAACGCCGGCGCCTTCGGCGAGGAGGACAAGCAGGTCAGCGACCGCGAGGGCGTGGACCCCGTCATCCCCGTGGGCGCCGACGGCGCGTTCACCTTCCCGGTCGAGGAGTACGCGGGCCTGCAGGTCTTCGCGGCGAACGCCCCGATCATCGACCACCTCAAGGCCCGCACGCGCGGCGCCGGCGACGACGAGGCCGGGCGGACGACGCCGGGGACCGTGCTGCTGCGCCGCGAGCAGTACGCGCACTCCTACCCGCACTGCTGGCGCTGCCGCAACCCGCTGATCTACATGGGCGTGTCCTCGTGGTTCGTCGAGGTGACGAAGTTCAAGGACCGCATGGGCGAGCTCAACCAGGAGATCACCTGGGTGCCCGAGCACATCAAGGACGGCCAGTTCGGCAAGTGGCTGGAGAACGCGCGCGACTGGTCGATCACGCGCAACCGGTTCTGGGGCTCGCCCGTGCCGGTCTGGAAGAGCGACAACCCGGCCTACCCGCGGATCGACGTCTACGGCTCGTTCGCGGAGCTGGAGCGCGACTTCGGTCGCCTGCCCCTGGACCAGGACGGCAAGCCGAACCTGCACCGCCCGTTCGTGGACGACCTGACCCGGCCGAACCCGGACGACCCGACGGGGCAGTCCACGATGCGCCGCGTCGAGGACGTGCTGGACGTCTGGTTCGACTCCGGCTCGATGCCGTACGGCCAGGTGCACTACCCGTTCGAGAACTCGGACTGGTTCGAGCACCACTTCCCGGGCGACTTCATCGTGGAGTACATCGGCCAGACGCGCGGCTGGTTCTACATGATGCATGTGCTGTCCACGGCGCTGTTCGACCGGCCCGCGTTCAAGACGGCGGTCTCGCACGGCATCGTGCTGGGCTCCGACGGCCGCAAGATGAGCAAGTCGCTGAAGAACTACCCGGACGTCAACGAGGTCTTCGACCGCGACGGCTCCGACGCGATGCGCTGGTTCCTCATGGCCTCGCCCATCCTCCGGGGCGGCAACCTCGTGGTCACCGAGGAGGGCATCCGCGACGCCGTCCGCCAGGTGCTGCTGCCGCTGTGGAGCACGTACTACTTCTTCACCCTGTACGCGAACGCCGGGAACGACGGCGCGGGGTACGCGGCCCAGCCGCTGACGCCGGAGCGCGTGGCCGGGCTGCCCGTCATGGACCGGTACCTGCTGGCGCGCACGCGCGGCCTGCTCGCCGACGTGACCGAGCAGCTCGACACGTACGACATCGCGGGTGCCTGCGACTCGGTGCGCCAGTACCTGGACGCCCTGACCAACTGGTACGTGCGCACCCAGCGCGACCGGTTCTGGGCCGAGGACGCGGACGCGTTCGACACCCTGTCGACGGCGCTCGAGGTGCTGTGCCGCGTCATGGCGCCGCTTGCGCCGCTGCTCACGGAGGAGGTCTGGCGCGGCCTGACCGGCGAGCGCTCCGTGCACCTGACGGACTGGCCGTCGCTCGCGCCCGGCTCGCGCGAGGGCGAGGTCCTGGTGGCCGACGACGCGCTCGTGGCCGCCGTCGAGTCCGCGCGGGCCGTCGTGTCGCAGACGCTGGCGCTGCGCAAGGCCAACAAGCTGCGCGTGCGGCAGCCGCTGCGCTCGCTCGTCGTGGCCGTCGCGGACCCGGACGGCGTCGCGCCGTTCACGGGCCTGCTGGAGACGGAGCTGAACGTCAAGGAGGTGCGCCTGGTCGCCTTCTCGCCCGAGGTCGCCGCCTCGTTCGGCGTCACGGAGCGGCTCGCGGTCAACGCCCGTGCCGCCGGCCCGCGCCTGGGCCGTGGCGTCCAGGCCGTGATCAAGGCGGCCAAGTCCGGCGCCTGGTCCAAGAGCCCCGCCGGTGCGGTCGTCGTCGCGACGGCCGACGGCGACGTCGAGCTGCTGGAGGCCGAGTACGAGCTGACGACGGTCGTGGCCGGTGGCGACACCCCCGCCGACGCGGAGCCCACGACGGCGGCGAGCGTGCTGACCGGCGGCGGCTTCGTGGTGCTCGACCTCGAGCTCGACGACGCGCTGCGCGCCGAGGGCTACGCCCGCGACGTGGTGCGCGACGTGCAGGACGCGCGCAAGGCCGCGGGCCTGCAGGTCGCCGACCGGATCGCGCTGGACCTGACGGTCCCGGCCGAGTGGGTCGCCGCCGTCGAGGGGTACCGCGAGCTGGTCACCCGCGAGACGCTGGCGACGTCGTTCACGGTGACCGCCGGCGGCGCCGGTGCCGAGCGTTCGGTGGCGGTCGCGAAGGCGTGA
- a CDS encoding bifunctional folylpolyglutamate synthase/dihydrofolate synthase, translating into MRKYRRGTSRGAENVDPAIQQALDAVYKEILSRAPEHDIDPTMARVERVLELLGDPHRAYRTVHITGTNGKSSTARMTERLVREHGLRTGRFTSPHLTSVTERIAIDGEPLTPERFVEVFEDVAPYIGVADRESEEQGGPRLSFFEVLTVMAFAAFADAPVDVAIIEVGMGGTWDSTNVVDGEVAVITPVAMDHERWLGSTIEEIATEKSGIIKKGAVAVIAEQADAALEPILARAQSVNAHLIREGIDLDVADRRIAVGGQLLDLRTPAGVYTEIFLPLHGAHQAHNALLALAATEALLSGGRALGAEIVEAAFADVDAPGRLEVVRSSPTVLVDVAHNPAGAEAMVDALGESFNLERVVAVVAVMADKDSEGFLSVLEPVIAEIVVTRNSSDRSADPEDLAEVAREVFGEDRVHVAGRLDEALQIAADLAEADELAGAAAGTGVLVTGSVVTVADARALVGRA; encoded by the coding sequence ATGCGCAAGTACAGGCGTGGCACCAGCCGCGGCGCCGAGAACGTGGACCCCGCGATCCAGCAGGCACTGGACGCGGTCTACAAGGAGATCCTGTCCCGCGCCCCCGAGCACGACATCGACCCCACCATGGCCCGCGTCGAGCGTGTCCTCGAGCTCCTCGGCGACCCGCACCGCGCCTACCGGACCGTCCACATCACCGGGACCAACGGCAAGTCCTCGACGGCCCGCATGACCGAGCGCCTCGTGCGCGAGCACGGCCTGCGCACCGGCCGGTTCACCTCCCCGCACCTGACCAGCGTCACCGAGCGCATCGCGATCGACGGCGAGCCCCTGACCCCTGAGCGCTTCGTCGAGGTGTTCGAGGACGTCGCGCCCTACATCGGCGTCGCCGACCGCGAGTCCGAGGAGCAGGGCGGCCCCCGCCTCAGCTTCTTCGAGGTGCTCACCGTCATGGCCTTCGCCGCGTTCGCCGACGCCCCCGTCGACGTCGCGATCATCGAGGTCGGCATGGGCGGCACCTGGGACTCCACGAACGTGGTCGACGGCGAGGTCGCCGTCATCACGCCCGTCGCCATGGACCACGAGCGCTGGCTCGGCTCAACGATCGAGGAGATCGCCACCGAGAAGTCCGGCATCATCAAGAAGGGCGCCGTCGCCGTCATCGCCGAGCAGGCCGACGCCGCGCTCGAACCGATCCTCGCCCGCGCACAGTCCGTCAACGCCCACCTGATCCGCGAGGGCATCGACCTGGACGTCGCCGACCGGCGCATCGCCGTCGGCGGCCAGCTCCTCGACCTGCGCACCCCCGCGGGCGTCTACACCGAGATCTTCCTGCCCCTGCACGGGGCGCACCAGGCGCACAACGCGCTCCTGGCGCTCGCGGCCACGGAGGCCCTGCTCAGCGGCGGCCGCGCGCTCGGTGCGGAGATCGTGGAGGCGGCCTTCGCCGACGTCGACGCGCCGGGCCGCCTCGAGGTGGTGCGCTCCAGCCCCACGGTGCTGGTCGACGTCGCGCACAACCCGGCCGGCGCCGAGGCGATGGTGGACGCGCTCGGGGAGTCGTTCAACCTGGAGCGGGTCGTGGCCGTCGTCGCCGTGATGGCGGACAAGGACTCCGAGGGCTTCCTCTCCGTCCTGGAGCCCGTGATCGCGGAGATCGTGGTCACCCGTAACTCCTCCGACCGGTCCGCGGACCCGGAGGACCTCGCCGAGGTGGCGCGCGAGGTCTTCGGGGAGGACCGCGTGCACGTGGCCGGCCGTCTCGACGAGGCGCTGCAGATCGCGGCGGACCTGGCCGAGGCCGACGAGCTGGCGGGAGCCGCCGCCGGGACGGGCGTGCTGGTCACGGGCTCGGTGGTGACCGTGGCGGACGCGCGCGCCCTGGTCGGCCGCGCCTGA
- the dhaK gene encoding dihydroxyacetone kinase subunit DhaK, producing the protein MKKLLNDPADAVADSLAGFALAHAELVQVSTSPVFVSRAGGGVTGKVGLVSGGGSGHEPLHAGFVGDGMLDAAVPGAVFTSPTPDQIQPAIQAADGGAGVLTIVKNYTGDVLNFETAVELAEAEGVEVASVLVNDDVAVEDSLYTAGRRGVAGTVAVEKIAGAAAARGADLATVKAVAERVIANVRTMGVALAAPTVPHVGRPSFDLGEDEIEVGIGIHGEPGRHRVQAVGADQVTEMLLTPVADDLALDGGDRVLLFVNGMGGTPLSELYVVYGRARRLLEERGVTVSRSLVGNYVTSLEMQGASVTVLRLDDELEALWDAPVDTAALRW; encoded by the coding sequence GTGAAGAAGCTGCTGAACGATCCCGCAGACGCCGTCGCCGACTCCCTGGCCGGCTTCGCGCTCGCGCACGCCGAGCTGGTCCAGGTCAGTACGTCGCCCGTCTTCGTCAGCCGCGCCGGGGGCGGGGTCACCGGAAAGGTAGGCCTGGTCAGCGGTGGCGGCTCGGGCCACGAGCCGCTGCACGCGGGCTTCGTCGGGGACGGCATGCTCGACGCCGCCGTCCCGGGTGCCGTGTTCACCTCGCCGACGCCGGACCAGATCCAGCCCGCGATCCAGGCGGCCGACGGCGGAGCCGGGGTGCTCACGATCGTCAAGAACTACACCGGCGACGTGCTCAACTTCGAGACCGCCGTGGAGCTCGCCGAGGCCGAGGGCGTCGAGGTCGCCTCGGTCCTCGTGAACGACGACGTCGCCGTCGAGGACTCGCTCTACACCGCCGGCCGGCGGGGTGTGGCGGGCACGGTGGCCGTCGAGAAGATCGCGGGCGCCGCAGCGGCGCGGGGTGCCGACCTCGCGACGGTCAAGGCCGTGGCCGAGCGGGTCATCGCGAACGTCCGGACCATGGGCGTGGCGCTGGCCGCGCCGACCGTCCCGCACGTGGGCCGGCCCAGCTTCGACCTGGGCGAGGACGAGATCGAGGTGGGCATCGGCATCCACGGCGAGCCCGGTCGCCACCGGGTCCAGGCCGTCGGCGCCGACCAGGTCACGGAGATGCTCCTGACCCCCGTGGCCGACGACCTCGCGCTGGACGGCGGCGACCGAGTGTTGCTGTTCGTCAACGGTATGGGCGGGACCCCGCTCTCCGAGCTCTACGTGGTCTATGGTCGAGCGCGGCGCCTTCTCGAGGAGCGCGGTGTCACGGTCTCCCGCTCGCTGGTGGGCAACTACGTGACGTCCCTCGAGATGCAGGGGGCATCGGTCACCGTCCTCCGTCTGGACGACGAGCTGGAGGCCCTCTGGGACGCGCCGGTGGACACTGCAGCACTCCGGTGGTGA
- the dhaL gene encoding dihydroxyacetone kinase subunit DhaL has protein sequence MALDADWAERWVRRTADAIADAKGELTELDRQIGDGDHGENMDRGFRAVVARLDDPAAQPGAGDERTVGDVLKLVATTLMSTVGGASGPLYGTAYLRAAKVSGRPQIDPPAVVAVLEAALEGVSSRGKATVGEKTMVDAWQAAVDAAEAAARDGGSEVDVLRVAAEAADKASTATIPMVATKGRASYLGERSAGHEDPGARSTALVLGAALAAALAGPTSADPHGAA, from the coding sequence ATGGCGCTGGACGCGGACTGGGCTGAGCGATGGGTGCGCCGCACGGCGGACGCGATCGCGGACGCGAAGGGCGAGCTCACCGAGCTCGACCGGCAGATCGGCGACGGTGACCACGGCGAGAACATGGACCGCGGCTTCCGCGCCGTGGTGGCGCGGCTCGACGACCCGGCGGCGCAGCCCGGCGCCGGGGACGAGCGGACCGTCGGCGACGTGCTCAAGCTCGTGGCGACGACCCTGATGTCCACGGTGGGCGGCGCGTCCGGCCCGCTGTACGGCACGGCGTACCTGCGCGCGGCCAAGGTGTCGGGCCGCCCGCAGATCGACCCGCCCGCCGTCGTCGCCGTGCTGGAGGCCGCCCTCGAGGGCGTGTCCTCGCGCGGCAAGGCGACCGTGGGGGAGAAGACGATGGTCGACGCGTGGCAGGCGGCGGTCGACGCGGCCGAGGCCGCGGCGCGCGACGGCGGCTCCGAGGTGGACGTGCTGCGCGTGGCGGCCGAGGCGGCCGACAAGGCGTCGACGGCCACCATCCCGATGGTCGCGACCAAGGGCCGGGCCTCCTACCTCGGTGAGCGCAGCGCGGGTCACGAGGACCCGGGCGCGCGCTCCACCGCACTCGTCCTGGGCGCGGCGCTGGCCGCCGCCCTGGCCGGACCGACGTCCGCCGACCCCCACGGCGCGGCATGA
- the dhaM gene encoding dihydroxyacetone kinase phosphoryl donor subunit DhaM: MTARVALVLVSHSADLARGAAELAGQMAPDVLVRGVGGGPDGGLGTSLDAIQKTLEEVLAVLSDAGAAGGGVVVLGDLGSSVLTVEAALELDDALAEHVVLARAPFVEGAVAAAVTAHGGADRDAVLASATASAGMFAAIEAAQASGAGETAPAEAAEGSRTVTVRNPLGLHARPAALVSRKVAELGASVTIDGVDASSVLQLMALGATQGRELRVEATGDGAAEAVTTVVEMIEAGFGEV, translated from the coding sequence ATGACGGCGCGGGTCGCGCTGGTCCTGGTCTCGCACTCCGCGGACCTGGCCCGCGGGGCGGCGGAGCTCGCCGGACAGATGGCGCCCGACGTGCTGGTGCGCGGCGTGGGAGGCGGGCCCGACGGCGGGCTCGGCACCTCGCTCGACGCGATCCAGAAGACCCTGGAGGAGGTCCTCGCGGTCCTGTCCGACGCCGGTGCCGCCGGAGGCGGCGTCGTCGTGCTCGGGGACCTGGGTTCCTCGGTGCTGACCGTCGAGGCGGCGCTGGAGCTGGACGACGCCCTGGCCGAGCACGTGGTCCTGGCCCGCGCGCCGTTCGTCGAGGGCGCGGTCGCCGCGGCCGTGACGGCGCACGGCGGGGCCGACCGGGACGCGGTGCTGGCGTCGGCGACGGCGTCGGCGGGGATGTTCGCCGCGATCGAGGCCGCGCAGGCGTCCGGGGCGGGCGAGACGGCTCCGGCCGAGGCGGCCGAGGGCTCGCGCACCGTGACCGTCCGCAACCCGCTGGGCCTGCACGCCCGCCCGGCGGCGCTGGTCTCGCGCAAGGTCGCCGAGCTCGGCGCGTCCGTGACGATCGACGGCGTGGACGCCTCCAGCGTGCTCCAGCTCATGGCGCTGGGCGCCACGCAGGGGCGTGAGCTGCGGGTGGAGGCCACCGGTGACGGCGCGGCGGAGGCCGTGACGACCGTCGTGGAGATGATCGAGGCGGGCTTCGGCGAGGTGTGA
- a CDS encoding TetR/AcrR family transcriptional regulator, with protein sequence MAPTSSRESAAPAAHTEPAPGPDLRELVSALEGSPAEQGLRERKKAARRAALIDAAQNLVAEHGLDAVTVEMISAEANVSPRTFFNYFESKDDAVLGAEDTGLPEDVIRTFVEGGPTGRLLSDLQVVVAALLAPAGEAHDRVMRAMDLMQQEPALLRRHVVWMDRHKSRLGELFEARRATVPFTTDSELLTMLVLLMLRTALVAWEHAGYTGNPADHLPAAVAQLVDLVAADLDS encoded by the coding sequence ATGGCCCCTACCTCGTCGCGCGAGAGCGCCGCGCCCGCCGCACACACTGAGCCCGCACCCGGCCCGGACCTGCGCGAGCTCGTCTCCGCGCTGGAGGGCTCGCCCGCGGAGCAGGGCCTGCGGGAGCGCAAGAAGGCAGCCCGCCGCGCGGCCCTGATCGACGCGGCGCAGAACCTGGTCGCCGAGCACGGCCTGGACGCCGTGACCGTCGAGATGATCAGCGCCGAGGCGAACGTCTCGCCCCGCACGTTCTTCAACTACTTCGAGTCCAAGGACGACGCCGTGCTCGGCGCGGAGGACACGGGCCTGCCCGAGGACGTCATCCGCACCTTCGTCGAGGGCGGCCCGACGGGCCGGCTGCTGTCCGACCTCCAGGTCGTGGTCGCCGCCCTGCTCGCGCCGGCCGGCGAGGCCCACGACCGGGTCATGCGGGCCATGGACCTCATGCAGCAGGAGCCCGCCCTGCTGCGCCGCCACGTGGTCTGGATGGACCGGCACAAGAGCAGGCTCGGCGAGCTCTTCGAGGCCCGCCGCGCCACCGTCCCGTTCACCACGGACTCCGAGCTGCTCACGATGCTCGTCCTGCTCATGCTGCGCACCGCGCTCGTCGCCTGGGAGCACGCCGGCTACACCGGCAACCCGGCCGACCACCTGCCCGCCGCCGTCGCGCAGCTCGTCGACCTCGTCGCGGCCGACCTCGACTCCTGA
- a CDS encoding MDR family MFS transporter: protein MSHAVTTAPDKPLVVLNQRTIWLIFGALMASMFLSSLDQTIVGTAMPTIVGELNGVEHQGWVITAYILAIAIAMPLYGKFGDLYGRRWPFLVAVALFVVASLGGGMAQSFEALVAWRAVQGLGGGGLMILSQAIIADIIPASDRGKYMGPMGALFGISAVAGPLLGGWLTDGPGWRWTFWINVPIGIAAWFIAYFALKLPSHRSGRPTDWGGILTMALGTTGIVLLTSWESLGNDGYDWSDPTLLGLLLGTAVMVGLFVFIENRVAEPLIPLRLFKNRTFTITTLIGLVLGMGMFSAMAMLPTFLQMSAGAGVTESGLLMLPMMAGVMLTSIVSGFAISKTGRYKMYPVVGLAVTILGMIWLTRLEGGMSLWLFGAMIFVLGAGMGLIMQTIVLAVQNSVDPKELGTATSSNNFFREIGAAVGTAAFTTVFTSRLTDNLQGVFEGLPEGAAPGSGGSSLTPALVEQLPEPLRSGVVDAFADSLAPAFWYLVPLVAVGLVLAFFLKEVKLSNQAGMVARGEAVMEGAPEPVAQASGVAVLDRDASSDGGYDGGRDEDRRETDILNR from the coding sequence ATGAGCCACGCCGTCACCACGGCGCCGGACAAGCCGCTGGTAGTCCTCAACCAGCGCACGATCTGGCTGATCTTCGGGGCCCTGATGGCCTCCATGTTCCTGTCCTCCCTGGACCAGACCATCGTCGGCACCGCGATGCCCACCATCGTGGGCGAGCTGAACGGCGTCGAGCACCAGGGCTGGGTCATCACGGCCTACATCCTGGCGATCGCCATCGCGATGCCGCTGTACGGCAAGTTCGGTGACCTCTACGGGCGGCGCTGGCCGTTCCTGGTGGCCGTCGCCCTGTTCGTCGTGGCCTCGCTCGGCGGCGGCATGGCGCAGTCCTTCGAGGCCCTCGTGGCCTGGCGCGCCGTGCAGGGCCTCGGCGGCGGTGGCCTGATGATCCTGTCGCAGGCGATCATCGCCGACATCATCCCGGCGTCAGACCGCGGCAAGTACATGGGCCCGATGGGCGCCCTGTTCGGCATCTCCGCCGTCGCCGGCCCGCTGCTCGGCGGCTGGCTCACCGACGGCCCCGGCTGGCGCTGGACCTTCTGGATCAACGTCCCGATCGGCATCGCCGCCTGGTTCATCGCGTACTTCGCGCTCAAGCTGCCCTCGCACCGCTCGGGCCGGCCCACCGACTGGGGCGGCATCCTGACCATGGCGCTCGGCACCACCGGCATCGTGCTGCTGACGAGCTGGGAGTCGCTCGGCAACGACGGCTACGACTGGTCGGACCCGACGCTGCTCGGCCTGCTGCTCGGCACCGCCGTCATGGTCGGCCTGTTCGTCTTCATCGAGAACCGCGTGGCGGAGCCGCTCATCCCGCTGCGCCTGTTCAAGAACCGCACGTTCACCATCACCACGCTCATCGGCCTGGTGCTCGGCATGGGCATGTTCTCCGCCATGGCGATGCTGCCGACCTTCCTCCAGATGTCCGCCGGCGCGGGCGTCACGGAGTCGGGCCTGCTGATGCTCCCGATGATGGCCGGCGTCATGCTGACGTCGATCGTCTCCGGCTTCGCGATCTCGAAGACGGGCCGCTACAAGATGTACCCGGTGGTCGGCCTCGCGGTCACGATCCTCGGCATGATCTGGCTGACCCGCCTCGAGGGCGGCATGTCGCTGTGGCTGTTCGGCGCCATGATCTTCGTGCTCGGCGCCGGCATGGGCCTGATCATGCAGACCATCGTGCTCGCCGTGCAGAACTCGGTGGACCCGAAGGAGCTCGGCACCGCGACGTCGTCGAACAACTTCTTCCGGGAGATCGGCGCGGCCGTCGGCACCGCCGCGTTCACCACGGTGTTCACGTCGCGCCTGACGGACAACCTGCAGGGCGTCTTCGAGGGCCTGCCGGAGGGTGCGGCCCCTGGGAGCGGCGGCTCCAGCCTGACGCCGGCGCTCGTCGAGCAGCTTCCCGAGCCGCTGCGCAGCGGCGTCGTGGACGCCTTCGCCGACTCGCTCGCCCCGGCCTTCTGGTACCTCGTGCCGCTGGTCGCCGTCGGCCTCGTGCTCGCGTTCTTCCTCAAGGAGGTCAAGCTGTCCAACCAGGCCGGCATGGTCGCCCGCGGTGAGGCGGTCATGGAGGGCGCGCCGGAGCCGGTCGCCCAGGCTTCCGGCGTCGCCGTCCTGGATCGCGACGCCTCGTCCGACGGCGGTTACGACGGCGGCCGGGACGAGGACCGCAGGGAGACGGATATCCTGAACCGGTGA
- a CDS encoding DUF4233 domain-containing protein has protein sequence MSKDQPAPGDRIKAKKSALVQFTSTTLLLEVFLVIFATMVVWALRDSEFGRGPLRIDSGAAVWALGGVLCLVLVILSRAQGTTAGRAAGTVAQVPVLAMGLLLPMMYFVGGIFVVLWFYALRLGSRVDRERAEYDAAHPETAPNVS, from the coding sequence GTGAGCAAGGACCAACCCGCCCCCGGCGACCGCATCAAGGCCAAGAAGTCCGCGCTGGTGCAGTTCACCTCCACCACGCTGCTGCTCGAGGTGTTCCTCGTGATCTTCGCGACGATGGTGGTGTGGGCCCTGCGCGACTCCGAGTTCGGGCGCGGCCCGCTGCGCATCGACTCGGGCGCCGCGGTCTGGGCGCTCGGCGGGGTGCTGTGCCTGGTGCTCGTGATCCTGTCGCGGGCCCAGGGCACGACGGCGGGGCGGGCGGCGGGGACCGTCGCCCAGGTGCCGGTGCTCGCGATGGGCCTGCTGCTGCCGATGATGTACTTCGTCGGCGGGATCTTCGTGGTCCTGTGGTTCTACGCGCTGCGGCTCGGCTCGCGCGTGGACCGCGAACGGGCGGAGTACGACGCCGCCCACCCGGAGACGGCGCCCAACGTCTCTTGA
- the ndk gene encoding nucleoside-diphosphate kinase has protein sequence MTDVAEKTLPTEASTQPVAERTLVLVKPDGVRRGLSGEVLRRIETKGYTLRAVELKHATTELLAAHYAEHEGKPFYASLVEFMMSGPVLAVVAEGEGVIPGFRSLAGATNPTDAAPGTIRGDLGRDWGTKVQQNLVHGSDSPESAAREISLWFPELG, from the coding sequence ATGACCGACGTCGCAGAGAAGACCCTGCCCACGGAGGCCTCGACGCAGCCCGTGGCCGAGCGCACCCTCGTCCTCGTCAAGCCGGACGGCGTCCGCCGCGGCCTGTCGGGCGAGGTCCTGCGCCGCATCGAGACCAAGGGCTACACGCTCCGTGCCGTGGAGCTCAAGCACGCCACGACCGAGCTGCTGGCCGCGCACTACGCCGAGCACGAGGGCAAGCCGTTCTACGCCTCCCTGGTCGAGTTCATGATGTCGGGCCCGGTCCTGGCCGTCGTGGCCGAGGGCGAGGGCGTCATCCCCGGCTTCCGCTCCCTGGCCGGCGCGACCAACCCGACCGACGCCGCCCCCGGCACCATCCGTGGCGACCTGGGCCGTGACTGGGGCACCAAGGTGCAGCAGAACCTCGTGCACGGCTCGGACTCCCCGGAGTCCGCGGCGCGCGAGATCTCGCTCTGGTTCCCCGAGCTGGGCTGA